CCCCTTCCGCGCGAAGTCCGCGCGGTCCTTCATCAGCTGCTCGGGCGAGACGTAGAACCCTGCGCTCACGTGCGTCCTCTCTGGTCAGCGGGTACGGCGGGTGCGGGCGGCGTCACTCCAGCGGAGCGGACGGGCCGTCAGGACGAGACATCCGGCCGCCGATCACGCGGTCGGCGATCGCCGCGGTGGCGTCGTCGCCGTACGCGCGGAACCCGTCGGCGGTGATCACCGCGACCATCGGGAAGATGCGCCGGGTGAGGTCGGGGCCTCCGGTGGCCGAGTCGTCGTCTGCAGCGTCGTACAGCGCCTGGATGCAGGCGGTCACCGCCTCGGACTCCTCGAGGTCGGGGCGGTAGAGCTTCTTGAGGGCGCCGCGGGCGAACATCGAGCCGGACCCGACGGAGTGGAACGAGCGCTCCTCGTTGCGGTTGCCGGTGACGTCGAAGACGAAGATGCGACCGACTCCCGCGTCGAGGTCGAACGCCGCGAACAACGGCACCACGGCCAGCCCCTGCATGGCCATGCCGAGGTTGTTGCGGATGAGGGTCGAGAGGCGGTTGGCCTTGCCGTCCGTGGACAGCGGGGTGCCCTCGATCTTCTCGTAGTGCTCGAGCTCCAGCTGGAACAGGCGCGTCATCTCGACCGCGAGCCCGGCGGTGCCGGCGATGCCGACCGCGGAGAACTCGTCGGCCGGGAAGACCTTCTGGATGTCTCGCTGGGCGATGACGTTGCCCATGGTCGCGCGGCGGTCGCCGGCCATCACGACCCCGCCGGGGAACGTGGCGGCGACGATCGTCGTCGCGTGCGCCACCTGGTGCGCGACCGACGCGTCGGTGACCCGAGCGCCCGGGAGGAGCTCAGGCTGGTGTCGTGCGAGGAACTCGGTGAAGGAGGACGAACCAGCTGTCAGGAACGCCTCTGGCAGCATCACTGCCCGCCCTTCTGCACGAAGCTGCGGACGAACTCCTCGGCGTTCTCCTCGAGCACGTCGTCGATCTCGTCGAGGATGGAGTCGATGTCGTCGTCGAGCTTCTCCTTGCGCTCGGCGACGTCCTCCGAAGGCTCGACCTGGACGTCGTCCTGCTCGTCGGTGCTCTTGCGTGTGGTCTTGTGCTGCTGCCCACCGTCGCGTGCCATCACAACCTCCTCGAGTCGGCTGTCTGTGCCGTGGACTCGACCCTATACCGGAGGGGTGACCGAGCGGGTGCGACTTCCGGGCGGGCGAAGGAGACCGCTCAGCGTCGCGTGA
Above is a genomic segment from Mumia sp. Pv4-285 containing:
- the prcB gene encoding proteasome subunit beta encodes the protein MLPEAFLTAGSSSFTEFLARHQPELLPGARVTDASVAHQVAHATTIVAATFPGGVVMAGDRRATMGNVIAQRDIQKVFPADEFSAVGIAGTAGLAVEMTRLFQLELEHYEKIEGTPLSTDGKANRLSTLIRNNLGMAMQGLAVVPLFAAFDLDAGVGRIFVFDVTGNRNEERSFHSVGSGSMFARGALKKLYRPDLEESEAVTACIQALYDAADDDSATGGPDLTRRIFPMVAVITADGFRAYGDDATAAIADRVIGGRMSRPDGPSAPLE
- a CDS encoding ubiquitin-like protein Pup, whose amino-acid sequence is MARDGGQQHKTTRKSTDEQDDVQVEPSEDVAERKEKLDDDIDSILDEIDDVLEENAEEFVRSFVQKGGQ